The following proteins are co-located in the Paenibacillus sp. JNUCC32 genome:
- the secE gene encoding preprotein translocase subunit SecE, whose protein sequence is MKRGFKSLFSFFSESWAELKKVRWPNRKELTNYTLIVLGTIVFVTIYFWVVDIGISAVIEAII, encoded by the coding sequence GTGAAACGTGGTTTCAAGTCTCTGTTTTCCTTTTTCTCTGAAAGCTGGGCGGAACTTAAAAAAGTTCGCTGGCCCAATCGTAAAGAACTGACGAACTATACTCTCATTGTTCTCGGCACCATTGTGTTTGTCACGATTTATTTTTGGGTTGTAGACATCGGTATTTCCGCTGTGATCGAAGCGATAATTTAG
- a CDS encoding class I SAM-dependent methyltransferase gives MPNQHYYSNQPEIAHDRKELKTELRGQSFSLVSDAGVFSKGGVDYGSKVLIDAMDFGQDAQVLDVGCGYGPIGLTAARMATQGHVTMIDINSRAVELAKENAKRNGIINVTILESDLFEAVKDQQFDVVLTNPPIRAGKETVHAIFEESWKHLRENGQLWVVIQKKQGAPSAKAKLESLFERVEEVTKDKGYRIFKATKSS, from the coding sequence ATGCCGAATCAACATTATTACTCAAACCAGCCGGAGATTGCTCATGATCGTAAGGAGCTAAAGACGGAACTTCGGGGGCAGTCATTTAGTTTGGTCAGCGACGCTGGCGTATTCTCCAAGGGCGGCGTGGATTATGGCAGCAAGGTGTTGATAGACGCCATGGATTTCGGGCAGGATGCCCAAGTGCTGGATGTAGGGTGCGGGTACGGCCCGATCGGTCTAACGGCGGCAAGAATGGCCACGCAAGGCCATGTGACGATGATCGACATCAATAGCCGGGCTGTCGAATTGGCCAAAGAGAATGCGAAGCGCAACGGTATAATCAACGTTACGATCTTAGAAAGCGACTTGTTTGAGGCGGTGAAGGATCAGCAATTTGATGTGGTTCTGACCAATCCGCCGATTCGTGCGGGAAAAGAAACGGTGCATGCCATATTCGAGGAATCGTGGAAACATCTGCGCGAGAATGGACAGTTGTGGGTTGTGATTCAGAAGAAGCAGGGTGCGCCTTCGGCCAAAGCGAAGCTGGAGAGTTTATTTGAACGGGTTGAGGAAGTAACGAAGGATAAAGGGTACCGAATATTCAAAGCGACGAAATCTTCTTAA
- the nusG gene encoding transcription termination/antitermination protein NusG: protein MEKRWYVVHTYSGYENKVKANLEKRVESMGMEDKIFRVLVPMEEEIVNKDGKKKTVMRKVYPGYVLVEMIQTDDSWYVVRNTPGVTGFVGSTGSGSKPTPLLPEEVEQILKHMGMEEPKPKIEFDIKESVRIKVGPFANFVGSVEEILAEKSKLKVHVNMFGRETPLELDYTQVEKI from the coding sequence ATGGAAAAAAGATGGTACGTAGTTCATACCTATTCTGGGTATGAGAATAAAGTCAAAGCCAATTTGGAAAAACGTGTCGAGTCCATGGGCATGGAGGACAAAATATTCCGCGTTCTTGTTCCGATGGAAGAAGAAATCGTAAACAAAGACGGCAAGAAAAAAACCGTCATGCGTAAAGTTTACCCGGGATATGTCTTGGTCGAAATGATTCAGACCGATGATTCTTGGTATGTTGTCCGCAATACGCCAGGAGTGACCGGTTTTGTTGGTTCGACAGGGTCCGGTTCTAAACCGACGCCTTTGCTTCCGGAAGAAGTGGAACAGATTCTGAAGCATATGGGCATGGAAGAGCCGAAACCGAAGATCGAATTCGACATCAAGGAATCCGTTCGTATCAAGGTTGGTCCTTTTGCGAATTTTGTGGGCTCCGTGGAAGAGATTTTGGCTGAAAAGAGCAAGTTGAAAGTTCACGTCAACATGTTTGGACGGGAAACCCCGCTGGAGTTGGATTATACTCAAGTGGAGAAGATCTGA
- the sigH gene encoding RNA polymerase sporulation sigma factor SigH, which translates to MSVDLKEVMLSGYDVISDEDIVEAVREGDSGALEYLINKYRNFVRAKARSYFLIGADREDIVQEGMIGLYKAIRDFKGDKLSSFKAFAELCITRQIITAIKTATRQKHIPLNSYVSLDKPIYDEDSDRTLLDVICGTAVSDPEELIINQEEFVGLEDKMSEILSDLERKVLMLYLDGRSYQEIAVDLRRHVKSIDNALQRVKRKLERYLEVRDN; encoded by the coding sequence TTGAGTGTGGACCTCAAGGAAGTCATGTTGTCAGGGTATGATGTGATAAGCGATGAAGACATTGTCGAGGCGGTCCGCGAGGGTGACAGCGGGGCGCTGGAGTATTTGATCAATAAGTACCGGAATTTTGTACGTGCTAAAGCCCGTTCCTATTTTCTGATTGGCGCCGACCGGGAGGATATCGTCCAGGAAGGCATGATCGGGCTGTACAAGGCAATTCGTGATTTTAAAGGGGATAAGCTGTCCTCGTTCAAGGCCTTTGCCGAGCTCTGCATTACCAGGCAGATCATTACGGCGATCAAGACCGCTACGAGACAGAAGCATATTCCGCTCAATTCGTATGTCTCTTTGGACAAGCCGATTTATGACGAGGACTCGGACCGTACGCTGCTGGATGTCATTTGTGGTACAGCGGTAAGCGATCCGGAGGAACTGATCATCAATCAAGAGGAGTTTGTCGGCCTGGAAGACAAGATGTCAGAGATCTTAAGCGATCTGGAACGGAAAGTCTTGATGCTTTATTTGGACGGTCGTTCCTATCAAGAAATCGCGGTAGATTTGAGGCGTCACGTGAAATCGATTGACAATGCCCTCCAGCGGGTAAAGCGAAAGCTTGAGCGTTATCTGGAGGTCAGGGATAATTAA
- a CDS encoding NYN domain-containing protein has product MADWRDVLLVDGYNMIGGWPHLAKLANSSMHEARDLLLEKLADYQAYSGLRVVVIFDAYRVPGLGKSYTQGKVQVFFTKEKETADECIERLVGEFSHRRRKIYVATSDLIEQHVIFARGALRLSARELLSEVEQSEREVKQKITKEHTKSRNTLDGKLPPDVRQAFERWRRE; this is encoded by the coding sequence ATGGCCGATTGGCGGGATGTGCTGCTGGTCGACGGTTATAACATGATCGGCGGCTGGCCGCATCTTGCGAAGCTTGCCAACAGCAGCATGCACGAAGCGCGGGACTTGCTGCTTGAAAAATTAGCGGATTACCAAGCGTATTCAGGCCTCAGAGTCGTGGTGATTTTTGACGCGTACCGGGTCCCGGGCTTGGGGAAATCCTACACGCAAGGCAAGGTGCAGGTGTTTTTTACGAAAGAGAAGGAAACCGCCGATGAGTGCATTGAGCGGCTTGTCGGCGAGTTTAGCCATCGACGGCGTAAAATTTATGTGGCGACCAGCGATTTAATCGAGCAGCACGTCATTTTTGCTAGAGGAGCACTCCGGCTGTCCGCCCGGGAATTGCTGAGCGAGGTCGAGCAGAGCGAGCGCGAAGTGAAGCAGAAGATTACGAAAGAGCATACCAAGAGCAGAAATACGCTTGACGGGAAGCTGCCGCCGGATGTGAGACAGGCGTTCGAGCGCTGGCGAAGGGAGTAA
- the cysS gene encoding cysteine--tRNA ligase, with amino-acid sequence MALQIYNTLTRMKETFVAQEPGKVKIYVCGPTVYDYIHIGNARPMIFFDVVRAYFENQGNDVNYVVNFTDVDDKMIRKAEQTGTTVPEVAEKFISAYYEDLDGLGIPRATLNPRVTDNMESIIEFIQELIDRDFAYENGGDVFYRTRKFDDYGKLSQQNLDELQFGIRIEVDKRKENPEDFVLWKAAKPGEIYWSSPWGDGRPGWHIECSAMARRYLGDTLDIHGGGQDLQFPHHECEVAQSEALTGKPLANYWMHNGYIRINNEKMSKSLGNGVLVKELREQYTKEAVRYFMLSTHYRNPLNYSDEVMEQAQNSVERLANAAANVEHRLGTAIGSKDDQVSQDVADRISAVLVEFHEKMQDDFNTPDAITAMFQWASEANQLLKEASIPAADLHEVLRAFNEMNGVLRIVNTGTDELLDEEIEALIAERVEARKNKNWDRADEIRDKLADEGIVLEDTAQGMRWRRK; translated from the coding sequence ATGGCACTGCAAATCTATAATACGCTAACCCGCATGAAAGAAACGTTTGTTGCCCAGGAACCCGGAAAGGTAAAGATCTACGTATGCGGTCCTACCGTGTACGACTATATCCATATCGGCAATGCCCGCCCGATGATTTTTTTCGACGTGGTTCGGGCGTACTTCGAGAATCAGGGCAACGACGTGAATTACGTGGTGAACTTCACGGACGTGGATGACAAAATGATTCGGAAAGCGGAGCAAACCGGGACGACCGTTCCGGAGGTTGCGGAGAAGTTCATCAGCGCCTATTACGAGGATTTGGACGGTCTCGGCATACCCAGAGCGACATTGAATCCGCGGGTAACGGACAATATGGAGAGCATCATCGAATTCATCCAGGAGCTCATTGACCGCGACTTTGCTTATGAGAACGGCGGAGACGTATTCTACCGGACCCGCAAGTTCGACGACTACGGCAAGCTGTCCCAGCAGAACCTCGATGAGCTGCAGTTCGGGATCCGGATCGAAGTGGATAAGCGGAAGGAAAATCCGGAGGATTTCGTGCTGTGGAAAGCAGCGAAGCCGGGAGAGATCTACTGGAGCAGTCCATGGGGCGACGGCCGCCCGGGCTGGCATATCGAGTGCTCCGCCATGGCTCGCCGCTATCTCGGGGATACCTTGGATATCCACGGCGGCGGCCAGGATCTGCAGTTCCCGCACCATGAATGCGAAGTGGCGCAGTCCGAGGCATTGACGGGCAAACCGCTCGCGAACTATTGGATGCATAATGGATATATCCGCATCAACAACGAGAAAATGTCGAAATCGCTGGGCAACGGCGTATTGGTTAAGGAACTTCGCGAACAATATACGAAAGAAGCCGTGCGCTATTTCATGTTGTCCACCCACTACCGCAACCCGCTGAATTACAGCGACGAGGTGATGGAACAGGCACAGAACAGCGTGGAACGCCTCGCGAATGCGGCGGCAAACGTCGAACATCGATTGGGCACGGCGATCGGCTCCAAGGACGATCAAGTCAGCCAGGACGTAGCGGACAGAATATCGGCCGTGCTTGTCGAATTTCACGAGAAAATGCAGGACGATTTCAACACGCCGGACGCCATCACCGCGATGTTCCAATGGGCCAGCGAGGCGAATCAGCTTCTGAAGGAAGCATCGATTCCTGCCGCGGATCTGCATGAAGTGCTGCGGGCTTTCAACGAAATGAACGGCGTGCTCCGCATCGTGAACACAGGTACGGATGAATTGCTGGATGAGGAAATCGAAGCGCTGATTGCCGAACGTGTCGAAGCCCGCAAGAATAAAAACTGGGACCGAGCGGACGAAATCCGCGACAAGCTGGCGGACGAAGGCATCGTGCTGGAGGATACGGCGCAGGGCATGCGCTGGCGGCGTAAATGA
- a CDS encoding Mini-ribonuclease 3 — protein sequence MSGDKHRDPAVGWFDFPPSKPARLIPPIVLAYIGDAIYEVAVRQFLISRANLRPHHLHRSATSFVSAKAQSRILAFLDPELTEEERDVVRQGRNAKSGSIPKNADVLEYRHATAFETLVGYLYYAGEQDRLRELIGKSIEFIEGSVK from the coding sequence ATGAGCGGGGATAAGCATCGGGATCCTGCAGTAGGCTGGTTTGATTTTCCGCCGTCGAAGCCGGCCCGTTTAATCCCGCCCATCGTGCTCGCTTATATCGGGGACGCCATTTATGAGGTGGCGGTGAGGCAGTTTCTGATATCACGGGCCAATCTCCGTCCCCATCACTTGCACCGTTCGGCCACGAGTTTCGTGTCGGCGAAGGCGCAGAGCCGGATATTGGCTTTTCTGGATCCGGAGCTGACGGAGGAAGAGCGCGATGTGGTGCGTCAGGGGCGCAATGCCAAATCAGGCAGCATACCGAAGAATGCCGACGTGCTGGAATATCGGCATGCAACGGCATTCGAGACGCTGGTTGGGTATTTATATTATGCGGGAGAGCAGGACCGTCTCCGTGAACTCATCGGAAAGAGCATCGAGTTTATCGAGGGGTCCGTTAAATAA
- the rplL gene encoding 50S ribosomal protein L7/L12, producing MSKEQILEAIKGMSVLELNDLVKAIEEEFGVTAAAPVAVVGGAGAAAEAEQSEFDVILTSAGASKINVIKVVREITGLGLKEAKELVDNAPKPLKEKVAKEEAEAVKAKLEEAGASVEVK from the coding sequence ATGAGCAAAGAGCAAATCTTGGAAGCAATTAAAGGTATGTCTGTTCTGGAACTGAACGATCTCGTAAAAGCAATCGAAGAAGAATTTGGTGTAACTGCTGCAGCTCCAGTAGCTGTTGTAGGTGGCGCTGGTGCAGCTGCTGAAGCAGAGCAATCCGAATTCGACGTAATCCTGACTAGCGCAGGCGCGTCCAAAATCAACGTAATCAAAGTGGTTCGCGAAATCACAGGTCTTGGCTTGAAAGAAGCAAAAGAACTGGTTGACAACGCTCCAAAACCATTGAAAGAAAAAGTAGCTAAAGAAGAAGCTGAAGCTGTTAAAGCTAAATTGGAAGAAGCAGGCGCATCCGTAGAAGTGAAGTAA
- the rplJ gene encoding 50S ribosomal protein L10, translated as MANAKVIQAKQEAVDVVAAKLRESVSTVVADYRGLNVAQVTELRKQLREAGVEFQVLKNTLLRRATAAAELTDLDEVLTGPTAVAFGTNDAVAPAKILNDFAKKNDALKLKGGVVEGRVIGESEIKALAELPSREGLLSMLLSVLQAPVRNFALAVKAVAEKEEQGA; from the coding sequence TTGGCAAACGCAAAAGTGATTCAAGCGAAACAAGAAGCGGTTGATGTCGTTGCTGCTAAGCTGCGCGAGAGCGTATCTACAGTAGTTGCCGACTATCGCGGACTGAACGTTGCGCAAGTAACTGAACTTCGTAAGCAGCTTCGTGAAGCTGGCGTCGAGTTCCAAGTACTGAAAAACACGCTGCTTCGCCGTGCAACTGCGGCAGCAGAGCTGACTGATCTGGACGAAGTCCTGACTGGTCCTACAGCTGTTGCTTTTGGTACCAATGACGCTGTCGCTCCAGCAAAAATCCTCAACGATTTTGCTAAGAAAAACGACGCGTTGAAATTGAAAGGCGGCGTAGTTGAAGGCCGTGTAATCGGAGAGAGCGAAATCAAAGCTCTGGCAGAACTTCCGTCCCGCGAAGGTCTCCTTTCCATGCTCCTCAGCGTGCTTCAAGCTCCAGTGCGCAACTTCGCGCTTGCAGTTAAAGCCGTTGCTGAGAAGGAAGAACAAGGCGCATAA
- the rplA gene encoding 50S ribosomal protein L1: protein MAKHGKKYVEAAKLIDSEATYEPLEAVELVKKAATAKFDETVEAAVRLGVDPRKQDQAVRGVVVLPHGTGKTQRVLVFAKGEKAKEAEAAGADFVGDQDMINKIQQGWFEFDVCVATPDMMSEVGKLGRLLGGKGLMPNPKAGTVTFDVAKAVQEIKAGKIEYRLDKAGQIHAPIGKVSFDAAQLNENLKALIDALNRAKPAAAKGVYLKGIAVSSTMGPSARVNTTVYR from the coding sequence ATGGCTAAACACGGTAAGAAATACGTTGAAGCTGCCAAGCTGATTGACAGCGAAGCAACTTATGAGCCTTTGGAAGCTGTAGAGCTTGTGAAGAAGGCTGCAACTGCCAAATTCGACGAAACTGTTGAAGCGGCTGTACGTTTGGGCGTAGACCCGCGTAAACAAGACCAGGCTGTTCGTGGTGTTGTTGTCTTGCCTCACGGCACAGGTAAAACACAACGCGTTCTGGTATTTGCAAAAGGTGAAAAAGCGAAAGAGGCTGAAGCGGCTGGCGCTGATTTTGTTGGCGATCAGGACATGATCAACAAAATCCAACAAGGCTGGTTCGAGTTCGATGTCTGCGTAGCTACACCTGATATGATGAGTGAAGTCGGTAAACTTGGCCGTCTGCTCGGTGGTAAAGGCCTGATGCCTAACCCTAAAGCTGGTACGGTTACATTCGATGTTGCCAAGGCTGTTCAAGAAATCAAAGCCGGTAAAATCGAGTACCGTCTGGACAAAGCAGGTCAAATTCACGCGCCAATCGGTAAAGTGTCTTTCGATGCAGCTCAATTGAATGAGAACCTCAAAGCTCTCATCGATGCATTGAATCGTGCGAAGCCAGCTGCCGCTAAAGGTGTATACCTGAAAGGCATCGCTGTTTCCTCGACGATGGGACCAAGCGCTCGCGTGAACACAACCGTTTACAGATAA
- the rplK gene encoding 50S ribosomal protein L11 — MAKKVIKIVKLQIPAGKANPAPPVGPALGQAGVNIMAFCKEFNARTADQAGLIIPVEISVFEDRSFTFITKTPPAAVLLRVAAKIEKGSGEPNKKKVATVKRDAVRQIAEQKMPDLNAASVEAAMKMVEGTARSMGITIED; from the coding sequence ATGGCTAAAAAAGTTATCAAGATTGTGAAACTGCAAATTCCTGCAGGTAAAGCGAACCCGGCTCCTCCAGTAGGTCCTGCATTGGGTCAAGCGGGTGTCAACATCATGGCATTCTGTAAAGAATTCAACGCACGTACTGCTGATCAAGCTGGTCTGATCATTCCGGTTGAAATTTCGGTGTTTGAAGATCGTTCCTTTACGTTCATCACGAAAACTCCACCGGCTGCTGTTCTGCTTCGCGTGGCTGCTAAGATCGAAAAAGGATCCGGCGAGCCTAACAAGAAGAAAGTGGCTACCGTTAAGCGTGACGCTGTTCGTCAAATCGCTGAGCAAAAAATGCCTGACCTGAACGCTGCATCTGTTGAAGCTGCAATGAAGATGGTAGAAGGTACTGCCCGTAGTATGGGTATCACAATCGAAGACTAA
- the rpmG gene encoding 50S ribosomal protein L33, protein MRVIITLACTSCKQRNYTTTKNKRNHPDRMEMKKFCKFCNEQTPHRETR, encoded by the coding sequence ATGCGGGTAATTATCACTTTGGCTTGTACAAGCTGCAAACAAAGAAACTACACAACCACCAAAAACAAGCGAAATCACCCCGACCGCATGGAGATGAAGAAATTTTGCAAGTTCTGTAACGAGCAAACTCCTCATCGCGAAACCAGATAG
- the rlmB gene encoding 23S rRNA (guanosine(2251)-2'-O)-methyltransferase RlmB: MMQEEEVVAGKHSVTEALKSGRTINKIWIAENAQKHLTLPIIAEAKKLGIVVQHVDKRKLDQMVPGVQHQGVVAQTAPYAYVEVDDLLKAAEEKGEPPFLLLLDEIEDPHNLGSILRTADCTGAHGVILPKRRSAQITATVSKTSAGAVEYVPVARVTNLGQTIDQLKEMGVWVVGTVVDAVQELYDTEVFDGPVAIVIGNENKGMGRLIREKCDVLVKLPMAGKINSLNASVAAGVVMYEVLRRRRLQG; the protein is encoded by the coding sequence ATGATGCAAGAAGAGGAAGTAGTAGCCGGTAAGCATTCCGTCACGGAAGCGCTCAAATCCGGACGCACGATCAATAAAATATGGATTGCCGAAAACGCGCAAAAGCATCTGACCCTGCCGATCATCGCGGAAGCGAAGAAGCTGGGCATCGTCGTTCAGCATGTGGACAAACGGAAGCTGGATCAGATGGTTCCGGGAGTCCAGCATCAAGGCGTGGTTGCCCAGACGGCACCCTACGCTTATGTGGAAGTGGACGATTTGCTGAAGGCCGCGGAGGAAAAAGGCGAGCCGCCTTTCCTGCTGCTTCTGGACGAGATCGAGGATCCGCACAATCTGGGATCGATTCTCCGAACGGCCGACTGCACGGGCGCTCACGGCGTCATATTGCCTAAGCGTAGATCCGCGCAGATAACGGCAACGGTATCCAAAACATCGGCCGGCGCGGTGGAGTATGTGCCTGTAGCCAGAGTGACCAATCTGGGCCAAACCATCGATCAGCTGAAGGAAATGGGCGTGTGGGTTGTCGGAACCGTGGTCGATGCCGTTCAGGAATTGTATGATACCGAGGTTTTCGACGGGCCGGTCGCCATCGTTATCGGCAATGAGAATAAAGGGATGGGGCGTCTGATCCGCGAGAAATGCGATGTGCTTGTGAAACTGCCGATGGCCGGAAAAATCAATTCGCTTAACGCCTCGGTTGCCGCAGGCGTCGTCATGTACGAAGTGCTTCGCCGTCGCCGCCTGCAAGGTTAG